One window of Lytechinus variegatus isolate NC3 chromosome 2, Lvar_3.0, whole genome shotgun sequence genomic DNA carries:
- the LOC121407934 gene encoding neurotrypsin-like isoform X2 — protein MARISMLWSFLVIFAPVIAQVEAQSEGALRLVGGSSALEGRLEIYHNYEWGTICDDYFDLADADVACRQLGYISAQAVKERAYYGAASSSVEIWLDNVDCTGNEGELRYCSSRGWGVENCGHNEDVGIVCRYTTASEGDLRLVDGEDLDEGRVEIYHNGVWGTICNDYWAYDEARVACRQLGYYGVSYSKTSMYGPGTGPIHLDNVMCYGYEDRLLQCYNLDWDTTDCVHTEDVGINCAFDNSNTALSWWAISLIVLGSLFVFVLFAVIIGKVCSKPRSKRNASAAVTSTETAPVQTYPAQAGSMYPPPMAYPATTVTYPPAAGPTAAYPPNTVAYQAYPPTVADSGAAAPPAYTQVAPGNPPPPQK, from the exons ATGGCGAGGATTAGCATGTTATGGAGTTTCTTGGTGATTTTTGCACCTGTTATCGCCCAAGTTG AAGCACAATCAGAAGGCGCCCTCAGACTGGTAGGTGGCTCCTCTGCGCTCGAAGGTCGTCTTGAGATTTATCACAACTACGAGTGGGGGACGATATGCGACGACTACTTCGACCTCGCCGACGCCGACGTCGCTTGCCGGCAACTCGGCTACATCAGCGCTCAGGCGGTCAAGGAAAGGGCGTATTACGGTGCGGCGTCGTCCAGCGTGGAGATTTGGCTTGATAACGTTGACTGTACTGGAAACGAGGGCGAACTGAGGTACTGCAGTAGCCGCGGTTGGGGCGTCGAGAACTGCGGTCACAACGAGGATGTGGGGATCGTATGCAGATATACCACAG CGAGCGAAGGGGATCTCCGTCTCGTTGACGGTGAGGATCTGGACGAAGGTCGTGTTGAGATTTATCATAACGGAGTATGGGGGACGATCTGCAACGATTACTGGGCCTACGACGAAGCCCGTGTCGCGTGTCGTCAACTCGGCTACTACGGTGTTTCATACTCAAAAACAAG TATGTACGGTCCTGGTACCGGTCCTATTCACCTTGACAATGTGATGTGTTATGGGTACGAGGACAGACTCCTCCAGTGCTACAATTTGGATTGGGATACGACCGACTGTGTACATACTGAGGACGTTGGAATCAACTGTGCCTTCGACAACT CAAACACAGCCTTGTCGTGGTGGGCCATCAGCCTCATTGTTCTAGGTTCCCTATTCGTCTTCGTGCTCTTCGCGGTTATAATCGGTAAAGTGTGCTCGAAGCCGCGGTCAAAACGCAACGCGTCGGCCGCGGTGACTTCAACCGAAACGGCTCCCGTGCAAACGTACCCGGCCCAGGCTGGCTCGATGTACCCACCGCCAATGGCGTACCCGGCAACAACCGTAACGTACCCACCGGCAGCCGGACCAACCGCGGCATACCCACCGAATACCGTGGCCTACCAAGCGTACCCACCAACGGTTGCCGATTCGGGTGCTGCAGCTCCGCCTGCATACACCCAGGTTGCGCCCGGTAATCCCCCGCCACCACAGAAGTAG
- the LOC121407934 gene encoding soluble scavenger receptor cysteine-rich domain-containing protein SSC5D-like isoform X1: MDGDIRLVDGSDDINLYEGRLEIFHNFQWGTVCAQEPWTMSEVTVACQQLGRIPLEATRRFGPGRDAQGIFLDDVDCTGLESTLIDCQSRGWGVHDCTHWGDVGLVCGSEAQSEGALRLVGGSSALEGRLEIYHNYEWGTICDDYFDLADADVACRQLGYISAQAVKERAYYGAASSSVEIWLDNVDCTGNEGELRYCSSRGWGVENCGHNEDVGIVCRYTTASEGDLRLVDGEDLDEGRVEIYHNGVWGTICNDYWAYDEARVACRQLGYYGVSYSKTSMYGPGTGPIHLDNVMCYGYEDRLLQCYNLDWDTTDCVHTEDVGINCAFDNSNTALSWWAISLIVLGSLFVFVLFAVIIGKVCSKPRSKRNASAAVTSTETAPVQTYPAQAGSMYPPPMAYPATTVTYPPAAGPTAAYPPNTVAYQAYPPTVADSGAAAPPAYTQVAPGNPPPPQK, translated from the exons ATGGATGGCGACATCCGTCTCGTTGACGGTTCCGACGACATCAATCTCTACGAAGGACGACTCGAGATCTTCCATAACTTCCAATGGGGCACGGTGTGCGCTCAGGAGCCATGGACGATGTCAGAGGTAACAGTAGCGTGTCAACAGCTTGGTAGGATTCCTCTGGAAGCTACCAGACGTTTCGGACCAGGTCGCGATGCTCAAGGAATCTTTCTGGATGATGTAGACTGCACCGGTCTGGAGTCTACCCTGATAGATTGCCAGTCTCGTGGATGGGGGGTGCACGATTGCACCCATTGGGGCGATGTCGGTCTCGTGTGCGGTTCTG AAGCACAATCAGAAGGCGCCCTCAGACTGGTAGGTGGCTCCTCTGCGCTCGAAGGTCGTCTTGAGATTTATCACAACTACGAGTGGGGGACGATATGCGACGACTACTTCGACCTCGCCGACGCCGACGTCGCTTGCCGGCAACTCGGCTACATCAGCGCTCAGGCGGTCAAGGAAAGGGCGTATTACGGTGCGGCGTCGTCCAGCGTGGAGATTTGGCTTGATAACGTTGACTGTACTGGAAACGAGGGCGAACTGAGGTACTGCAGTAGCCGCGGTTGGGGCGTCGAGAACTGCGGTCACAACGAGGATGTGGGGATCGTATGCAGATATACCACAG CGAGCGAAGGGGATCTCCGTCTCGTTGACGGTGAGGATCTGGACGAAGGTCGTGTTGAGATTTATCATAACGGAGTATGGGGGACGATCTGCAACGATTACTGGGCCTACGACGAAGCCCGTGTCGCGTGTCGTCAACTCGGCTACTACGGTGTTTCATACTCAAAAACAAG TATGTACGGTCCTGGTACCGGTCCTATTCACCTTGACAATGTGATGTGTTATGGGTACGAGGACAGACTCCTCCAGTGCTACAATTTGGATTGGGATACGACCGACTGTGTACATACTGAGGACGTTGGAATCAACTGTGCCTTCGACAACT CAAACACAGCCTTGTCGTGGTGGGCCATCAGCCTCATTGTTCTAGGTTCCCTATTCGTCTTCGTGCTCTTCGCGGTTATAATCGGTAAAGTGTGCTCGAAGCCGCGGTCAAAACGCAACGCGTCGGCCGCGGTGACTTCAACCGAAACGGCTCCCGTGCAAACGTACCCGGCCCAGGCTGGCTCGATGTACCCACCGCCAATGGCGTACCCGGCAACAACCGTAACGTACCCACCGGCAGCCGGACCAACCGCGGCATACCCACCGAATACCGTGGCCTACCAAGCGTACCCACCAACGGTTGCCGATTCGGGTGCTGCAGCTCCGCCTGCATACACCCAGGTTGCGCCCGGTAATCCCCCGCCACCACAGAAGTAG